From Bacteroidales bacterium, one genomic window encodes:
- the obgE gene encoding GTPase ObgE, producing the protein MAESNFVDYVKICCRSGNGGAGSAHFHRDRLTTKGGPDGGDGGRGGHVIVKGNSQLWTLIHLKYQRHVFAGNGQNGGSALKTGADGEDKIIEVPLGTVARDAESGEMLFEITRHGETCILSKGGRGGLGNDHFKSPTNQAPRYAQPGEPGEESWKVLELKILADVGLVGFPNAGKSTLLSVISAAKPEIADYPFTTLVPNLGMVPYRENRSFVVADIPGIIEGAHQGRGLGIRFLRHIERNSMLLFLIPADSKNIGEEYHILLNELKEYNPELLDKKRLVAISKCDMLDEELTEEIKREIGALPEFPSSVFISSVAQAGLMELKDKIWELLNSD; encoded by the coding sequence ATGGCTGAATCTAATTTTGTCGATTATGTGAAAATCTGTTGTCGTTCAGGCAATGGGGGCGCTGGTTCTGCCCATTTCCACCGTGACCGCCTAACGACCAAAGGCGGCCCTGACGGAGGTGACGGAGGACGAGGCGGACATGTAATCGTGAAGGGTAATAGCCAGCTATGGACATTGATACATCTGAAATACCAGCGCCATGTTTTTGCAGGGAATGGACAAAATGGGGGAAGTGCGTTAAAAACCGGAGCTGATGGTGAAGATAAAATTATAGAAGTTCCGCTGGGTACTGTTGCCCGTGATGCCGAAAGCGGTGAAATGCTTTTTGAAATTACCCGGCATGGTGAAACATGCATTCTTTCCAAAGGCGGTAGAGGTGGCTTGGGTAATGATCATTTCAAATCACCTACCAATCAGGCTCCACGATATGCGCAACCGGGAGAACCGGGAGAAGAGAGTTGGAAAGTCCTGGAATTGAAGATTCTGGCAGACGTCGGTTTAGTCGGATTCCCCAATGCAGGTAAGTCTACTTTATTATCGGTAATATCCGCTGCTAAGCCTGAAATTGCAGATTACCCGTTTACTACACTGGTGCCTAACCTGGGAATGGTTCCGTACCGGGAAAACCGGTCATTTGTCGTAGCAGATATTCCGGGAATTATAGAAGGCGCTCATCAGGGAAGGGGACTGGGTATCCGTTTCTTAAGGCATATAGAGCGAAATTCGATGCTTTTGTTCCTGATTCCTGCAGATAGTAAAAATATCGGAGAAGAATACCATATCTTACTTAACGAATTAAAGGAGTATAATCCCGAGTTATTGGACAAAAAACGTTTGGTGGCAATCAGTAAATGTGATATGCTGGATGAAGAACTGACAGAAGAAATTAAAAGAGAAATCGGAGCATTACCCGAATTCCCTTCATCTGTTTTCATCTCATCAGTAGCACAAGCCGGATTAATGGAATTAAAGGACAAAATTTGGGAATTGTTGAATTCTGATTGA
- a CDS encoding adenylate kinase, with protein MLNIVLFGAPGAGKGTQATLLADKHELVHLSTGEILRQEIAQGTELGKLAQKKIDRGELVPDDVVIDMIREQIEKYADAKGFIFDGYPRTQAQAKALDQLMEEKGMHISSMVALDVTMDELTDRLLKRGKDSGRVDDQSIDVIKNRIDVYHKKTEPLIEYYQAQEKYHPINGSGPIEDIFNRLHQHVNNCKDNNDLVA; from the coding sequence GGCGCCCGGAGCGGGGAAGGGTACCCAGGCAACATTACTCGCCGATAAGCATGAACTGGTACATTTATCCACAGGAGAGATCTTACGGCAGGAAATTGCACAAGGAACCGAGTTAGGGAAACTTGCGCAAAAAAAAATTGATCGTGGCGAATTGGTTCCGGATGATGTCGTGATTGACATGATTCGGGAACAGATTGAAAAATACGCTGATGCAAAAGGGTTTATTTTCGACGGATATCCGCGTACCCAGGCGCAGGCTAAAGCGCTCGATCAACTAATGGAAGAAAAAGGGATGCATATTTCATCTATGGTAGCATTAGATGTAACCATGGATGAATTGACCGATCGCCTGTTGAAAAGAGGTAAAGATTCCGGTCGTGTTGATGACCAGTCAATCGATGTAATAAAGAACAGGATTGATGTCTATCACAAAAAGACCGAACCTCTTATCGAGTATTATCAGGCTCAGGAAAAATATCATCCGATCAATGGATCCGGTCCTATCGAAGATATTTTTAACCGGTTGCACCAACATGTGAATAATTGTAAAGATAATAATGACCTGGTTGCTTAA